The following are encoded in a window of Microcoleus sp. bin38.metabat.b11b12b14.051 genomic DNA:
- a CDS encoding type II toxin-antitoxin system HicB family antitoxin translates to MKTFTAIIEKDSDTKLYVGYIPGFPGAHSQGETLDELHENLREVIEMLLEDDTLVIQTEFIGTQQIVIR, encoded by the coding sequence ATGAAAACCTTTACCGCTATCATCGAAAAAGATTCTGATACCAAGCTTTACGTTGGTTATATTCCTGGATTTCCCGGGGCGCATTCCCAGGGAGAAACCTTGGATGAGTTACACGAGAATCTGCGTGAGGTAATTGAGATGCTCCTAGAAGATGATACTCTCGTCATTCAGACAGAATTTATAGGTACACAACAGATTGTGATCCGATAA
- a CDS encoding type II toxin-antitoxin system HicA family toxin: MSNIPVLKPQEIVRILENLDFVEVRQKGSHKQFRHEDGRGTTVPFHKGRDISPRLLQRIAIDIGLTVEEMLESR, from the coding sequence ATGAGCAATATCCCAGTTCTGAAACCACAGGAAATAGTCCGCATACTAGAGAACCTTGACTTTGTAGAGGTTCGTCAAAAAGGCTCACATAAGCAGTTCCGTCACGAAGATGGGCGAGGAACTACTGTTCCTTTTCATAAAGGGCGTGATATATCACCGAGATTACTTCAGCGGATTGCTATTGATATTGGTTTGACAGTTGAGGAAATGTTGGAATCACGGTGA